The window CTGTTTCGCCGGCGTGGGCGTGGTGGTCGGCTGCTGTGCTACGGGTGCCGGTGATTGCTGTGATGGCGTGGCTACGGGTTGCGTCGGCGTCGCTTCACGCCTCAGTTTGGCCCCGCCGTACTGCGCGTAATACGACTTGGCGGCAAACCCGACCGCCACCACCAGCGCCACGATGATCAGCAGTCCCCACGGGATGCGTATCGGCTCGGGCTTTTCGGGTTCCGCTTCCTCGAACGTGGGCGGCGCGTGCTCCGGACGGCTCAACTTCCCCGCCGCCTGCGCCTCGTTGACCGCGATCACGTAGTCGGCGACCGACTGGTCCTCGTCGATGCCCAGGTATTTCGAATAGGCGCGGACGAACCCTTTATTGAAGATCCCGCCCGGAAGCTTGTCGAAGTCCTGTTGTTCCAGGGCGCGCAGCGACCGCGTGCCGATCTTGGTGGCCTCTGCGATTTCCTCCAGCGTGATGCCGCGCATCTCCCGCTCGCGCTGTAGCCGCTCTCCGAAAGTGCCCACC of the Candidatus Binatia bacterium genome contains:
- a CDS encoding RodZ domain-containing protein, which translates into the protein MGTFGERLQREREMRGITLEEIAEATKIGTRSLRALEQQDFDKLPGGIFNKGFVRAYSKYLGIDEDQSVADYVIAVNEAQAAGKLSRPEHAPPTFEEAEPEKPEPIRIPWGLLIIVALVVAVGFAAKSYYAQYGGAKLRREATPTQPVATPSQQSPAPVAQQPTTTPTPAKQTPVQAPVDTAQKQAIPASTVPENPQTTSGASADEFVVKIRAKEDARVWIKADGKVVSNGMLPANSERVVRAAKQVILVTENAGGIEVSHNDKLLPPLGAENQKRTVILTPQGIRE